Proteins from a single region of Rhodospirillales bacterium:
- a CDS encoding CBS domain-containing protein, with protein sequence MKKPSTTPQRAYRSVGQILAAAPRAACWLGIEATVDDALRAMVERDLGCLVIVDGGAICGMFSERDFLRSRLDDARPIAAVPIAEAMNRRVVTVDAGRSVADCLADIAGTPGRYLVVIEDGAPAGIVAGDELSRWVIHHHETVINDMELEKLVLFARGTYSC encoded by the coding sequence ATGAAGAAACCGTCGACCACCCCTCAGCGAGCCTACCGATCGGTCGGCCAGATCCTTGCCGCAGCGCCGCGGGCGGCCTGCTGGCTCGGTATCGAGGCGACGGTGGACGACGCGCTGCGGGCGATGGTCGAGCGCGATCTCGGCTGCCTCGTCATCGTCGACGGCGGGGCGATTTGCGGGATGTTTTCCGAGCGGGATTTCCTGCGCTCGCGCCTGGACGATGCGCGGCCGATCGCGGCGGTGCCGATCGCCGAGGCGATGAACCGGCGGGTCGTTACGGTGGATGCCGGCCGGTCCGTGGCCGATTGCCTTGCGGACATCGCCGGAACGCCCGGCCGCTACCTTGTCGTCATCGAGGATGGTGCGCCGGCGGGGATCGTCGCCGGCGACGAGTTGAGCCGCTGGGTGATCCATCATCACGAGACGGTCATCAACGATATGGAGCTGGAAAAGCTGGTGCTATTCGCCCGCGGCACCTATAGCTGCTAG
- a CDS encoding gamma-glutamylcyclotransferase, whose translation MERQDDGGEWIFGYGSLMWRPGFSYVETLPALLRGYHRSFCVFSHFYRGTPDEPGLVLGLAPGGTCQGLAFRVRTAEFPAVKAYLDERELVSYAYTADRLAVETAHGEVRAYTFVADPRHPQYAGELGLVRSAEFIVRAQGHAGLNRDYLIETIRRLEQEGFSDDALHALLRRVEYLTGVLEAGGGI comes from the coding sequence ATGGAAAGGCAAGACGATGGGGGCGAGTGGATCTTCGGCTATGGCTCGCTGATGTGGCGGCCGGGCTTTTCCTACGTGGAAACACTGCCGGCCCTCCTTCGCGGCTACCACCGCTCCTTCTGCGTCTTTTCGCATTTCTATCGCGGCACGCCCGACGAGCCGGGGCTGGTGCTCGGTCTGGCGCCGGGCGGAACTTGCCAGGGCCTGGCCTTTCGCGTGCGGACGGCGGAGTTCCCGGCGGTCAAGGCCTACCTCGATGAGCGCGAGCTCGTCTCTTATGCCTACACCGCCGACCGGCTTGCGGTCGAAACCGCGCACGGCGAGGTCCGTGCCTATACCTTCGTCGCCGATCCACGGCATCCGCAGTACGCCGGCGAACTCGGGCTGGTACGATCGGCCGAGTTCATCGTCCGCGCCCAAGGCCACGCGGGCCTCAATCGCGACTACCTGATCGAGACGATCCGCCGGCTGGAGCAGGAGGGATTTTCCGACGACGCGCTGCACGCGCTGCTACGCCGGGTCGAATACCTGACCGGCGTGCTCGAAGCCGGCGGCGGCATTTGA
- a CDS encoding methionyl-tRNA formyltransferase has protein sequence MTSAGGAAASGVDPHPASVLPHHAAQPLRLAFMGSAAFSLPSLTVLLAAGHEVVAVYTQPPRPAGRGHKPRPGPVHAFADARGLAVRTPASLRDENAQRSFSELGLDAAVVAAYGLILPQAILDAPRFGCLNVHGSLLPRWRGAAPIERAILAGDTETGVTIMQMEAGLDTGPVLLRASVPIGDETTAAALHASLGVLGAQLMVHALDGVAAGTLHPTPQPAEGATYATKLGREEGRIDWTRPADVLDRCVRALNPQPGVWFEHGGERIKVLAADRLGDVSASPGLIVDDRLAVACGAGALRPLRLQRPGRTATDVEAFLRGFSLPAGTCLA, from the coding sequence ATGACGAGCGCAGGCGGCGCCGCCGCTAGCGGTGTCGACCCTCACCCGGCTAGTGTGCTCCCGCACCACGCGGCGCAGCCGTTGCGGCTGGCGTTCATGGGCAGCGCGGCGTTTTCGTTGCCGAGCCTCACGGTGCTGCTGGCGGCGGGGCACGAGGTGGTCGCGGTCTACACCCAGCCGCCGCGCCCAGCCGGCCGCGGTCACAAGCCGCGGCCAGGACCGGTGCACGCCTTTGCCGACGCTCGCGGTCTTGCCGTGCGAACGCCGGCGAGTCTGCGCGATGAAAACGCGCAGCGATCCTTCAGCGAACTCGGCCTGGATGCGGCGGTGGTGGCGGCCTATGGGCTCATTCTGCCGCAAGCGATTCTCGATGCACCGCGCTTTGGTTGCCTCAATGTTCATGGCTCGCTGCTGCCGCGCTGGCGCGGCGCGGCGCCGATCGAGCGAGCGATCCTCGCCGGCGATACCGAGACCGGCGTGACCATCATGCAGATGGAGGCGGGACTTGATACCGGGCCGGTGTTGCTGCGGGCGTCCGTGCCGATCGGTGACGAGACGACGGCGGCGGCGCTGCACGCGAGCCTGGGTGTGCTCGGCGCGCAGTTGATGGTCCATGCGCTGGACGGCGTCGCCGCAGGAACGCTGCATCCGACGCCACAGCCGGCGGAGGGCGCCACCTATGCCACCAAGCTTGGGCGAGAGGAGGGACGGATCGACTGGACCCGGCCGGCGGACGTGCTTGACCGGTGCGTACGGGCGCTCAATCCGCAGCCGGGAGTATGGTTCGAGCATGGCGGCGAGCGGATCAAGGTCCTCGCGGCGGATCGCCTTGGTGATGTCTCCGCTTCGCCAGGGCTGATTGTCGACGACCGCCTTGCCGTTGCCTGTGGGGCGGGGGCGCTGCGGCCGCTGCGGCTTCAACGGCCGGGTCGGACCGCGACCGATGTCGAGGCGTTCCTGCGCGGCTTTTCCCTGCCGGCCGGAACCTGCCTCGCCTGA
- a CDS encoding 2OG-Fe(II) oxygenase: protein MSILDLEAFDRAPLQRDPCDFIVVPQFVGPEVLAEVNRDYPQIAEPGNFPPEVLGYGPVFAGLLEELASPLVRSKFAAKFDVDLEPLVLQTTVRKYSEPSDGNIHNDSRTKIVTALIYFNENWTHAGGRLRLLRSVNDIEDYAAEVTPEKGTLIAFRRSERSYHGFVPCDAERRSLQMYWVKPKREGRDGRSPGSLKKRIKRLFKRG, encoded by the coding sequence ATGTCCATTCTCGATCTGGAAGCGTTCGACCGGGCGCCCTTGCAGCGCGACCCGTGCGACTTCATCGTCGTTCCGCAGTTCGTCGGTCCCGAGGTGCTGGCCGAGGTCAACCGCGATTATCCGCAGATCGCCGAGCCGGGTAATTTCCCGCCGGAGGTCCTCGGCTACGGTCCGGTCTTCGCCGGCCTGCTCGAGGAACTGGCGAGCCCGCTCGTCCGCTCCAAGTTCGCGGCGAAGTTCGACGTCGATCTGGAACCGCTGGTTCTGCAGACGACGGTGCGCAAGTACAGCGAGCCGTCGGATGGTAACATCCACAACGACTCGCGCACCAAGATCGTCACCGCCCTGATCTACTTCAATGAAAACTGGACGCACGCGGGGGGGCGGCTGAGGCTGCTGCGTTCGGTGAACGATATTGAGGACTACGCCGCCGAGGTCACGCCCGAAAAAGGAACGCTCATCGCCTTTCGCCGTTCGGAGCGGTCCTATCACGGTTTCGTTCCGTGCGACGCGGAGCGGCGTTCGCTACAAATGTACTGGGTTAAACCGAAGCGGGAAGGCCGCGACGGCCGCAGCCCCGGCAGCCTGAAGAAACGGATCAAGCGCCTGTTCAAGCGCGGCTGA
- a CDS encoding peptide deformylase: MSKLSIIVAPDPRLKQRAKAVGTVDTAVRDLMDGMLEAMHAANGIGLAAPQVGVLKRVIVVDVSLPEEPARPYRMADPEVIWSSAELVESEEGCLSLPEHFADVVRPQAIRVRYLDHEGVTRELEASGLLAKCIQHEIDHLEGVLFVDHLSQLKRNMILRKLAKSKRLSSAAE; encoded by the coding sequence ATGAGCAAACTTTCGATCATCGTCGCCCCTGACCCACGACTAAAGCAACGCGCCAAAGCCGTCGGCACTGTCGATACCGCCGTGCGCGATCTGATGGACGGGATGCTGGAGGCCATGCACGCCGCCAATGGGATCGGTCTTGCCGCGCCGCAGGTCGGCGTGCTCAAGCGCGTCATCGTCGTCGACGTCTCGCTTCCCGAGGAGCCGGCGCGGCCATACCGGATGGCCGACCCCGAAGTGATCTGGAGCTCGGCCGAACTGGTGGAAAGCGAAGAAGGGTGTCTGTCACTGCCCGAGCACTTTGCTGACGTCGTTCGCCCGCAAGCGATCCGCGTCCGCTATCTCGATCATGAGGGCGTCACCCGGGAACTGGAGGCGAGCGGGCTTTTGGCGAAATGCATCCAGCATGAGATCGACCACCTCGAAGGCGTGCTCTTTGTCGATCACCTCTCGCAGCTCAAGCGCAACATGATTTTGCGCAAGCTGGCGAAGTCCAAGCGGCTGTCGTCCGCCGCCGAGTAG
- a CDS encoding recombinase family protein, which produces MIYGYARVSMDGQSVEAQVAALTAAGAEKVFREVASGAKTDRAQLRRLLDALAPGDVLTVTRLDRLARSTRDLLNTLAAITGKGAGFRSLGDTWADTTTPLGRLMLTVFGGLAEFERELIRARTGEGRERAKARGVKLSRKPKLTDHQRKEAIARRERDEETLAEIGRSYNVSGWTIARLPI; this is translated from the coding sequence ATGATTTACGGCTATGCACGGGTCTCAATGGACGGTCAGAGCGTCGAGGCGCAGGTTGCCGCGCTGACGGCCGCCGGAGCGGAGAAGGTGTTCCGCGAGGTGGCCTCGGGCGCGAAGACCGACCGGGCGCAGCTCCGACGGTTGCTCGACGCTCTCGCCCCCGGCGACGTGCTCACCGTGACGCGGCTTGACCGCCTCGCCCGCTCCACCCGCGACCTTCTCAACACCCTCGCCGCGATCACCGGCAAGGGAGCCGGATTCCGCTCCCTTGGCGACACCTGGGCCGACACCACGACTCCGCTCGGGAGGCTCATGCTCACCGTTTTCGGCGGCCTCGCCGAATTCGAGCGCGAGCTGATCCGCGCCCGCACCGGCGAAGGCCGCGAACGCGCCAAGGCGCGGGGCGTGAAGCTAAGCCGCAAGCCGAAGCTCACTGACCATCAGCGCAAGGAGGCGATAGCCAGGCGGGAGAGGGACGAAGAAACCCTCGCCGAGATCGGGCGCAGCTACAACGTCAGCGGCTGGACGATTGCGAGACTTCCCATATGA
- a CDS encoding C4-dicarboxylate ABC transporter, producing MRNIVIGLIVGAVLGVVLGATVIAPRLERTAAGSGGTSPAPSAADLAEKLPRALVSRPAVSLKLAGGFPPDMPVAGDLAKRIDSRIWEVSRGQFEIRSYPPGALAAVDDVFEAVGAGAVDAALTTPDVAGNRVPALRIFAGVPFGPSADEFLAWLQLGGGKELFDSLNEQHNVHALVCGMLPPSAFGWFRHELLSVQDLKGLKMSAGGLAARALSRLGVDIVTYAPGDLMLAIEQGNVDAVAYASPAIDRRMEFGTWLKNYYPEGWKQSLTTVVLIINLKKWQQLNVSQQAQVETLCGDTISDTLAKGEAVQFVALKEFFAQGIRLQRLPPGILDALDRAWKQVVQQASSSDPDFLRVWQSLSAFRADYAIWRELSRP from the coding sequence ATGAGAAACATCGTCATCGGTCTCATTGTCGGCGCCGTGCTCGGCGTGGTGCTCGGCGCGACGGTTATCGCGCCGCGGCTCGAGCGCACCGCGGCCGGATCCGGGGGAACGTCGCCGGCGCCGTCCGCGGCGGACCTTGCCGAGAAACTGCCGCGTGCGCTGGTCTCGCGTCCAGCCGTTTCGTTGAAACTGGCGGGGGGATTTCCGCCGGACATGCCGGTCGCCGGCGATCTCGCCAAGCGGATCGATTCACGCATCTGGGAGGTTTCGCGCGGACAGTTCGAGATCCGCTCCTATCCGCCGGGAGCGCTCGCCGCGGTCGATGACGTGTTCGAGGCGGTGGGGGCGGGAGCCGTCGACGCCGCACTGACGACGCCGGATGTCGCGGGCAATCGCGTGCCGGCGTTGCGAATCTTCGCCGGCGTTCCCTTCGGCCCTTCGGCCGACGAATTTCTTGCCTGGTTGCAGCTCGGCGGCGGTAAGGAGCTGTTCGACTCCTTGAACGAACAACACAATGTGCATGCCCTGGTTTGCGGGATGCTTCCGCCCAGCGCCTTCGGCTGGTTCCGCCACGAGCTGCTCTCGGTGCAAGATCTCAAGGGGCTGAAAATGAGCGCGGGTGGCCTGGCCGCCCGGGCGCTCTCGCGCTTGGGCGTCGATATTGTCACCTATGCGCCGGGCGATCTGATGCTGGCGATCGAGCAGGGGAACGTCGACGCGGTCGCCTATGCCTCTCCGGCGATCGACCGGCGGATGGAATTCGGCACCTGGCTGAAGAATTACTATCCCGAGGGCTGGAAGCAGTCGCTGACGACCGTCGTTCTGATCATCAATCTGAAGAAATGGCAGCAGCTCAACGTCTCGCAGCAGGCGCAGGTCGAAACACTGTGCGGCGATACGATCAGCGATACCCTGGCGAAAGGCGAGGCGGTGCAGTTCGTGGCGCTGAAGGAATTCTTTGCCCAGGGCATCCGGTTGCAGCGGCTGCCGCCCGGAATTCTCGACGCGCTGGATCGCGCGTGGAAGCAGGTGGTGCAGCAGGCGAGCAGCAGCGATCCCGATTTCCTGCGCGTCTGGCAATCACTTTCCGCCTTTCGCGCCGACTACGCGATCTGGCGGGAACTCAGCCGGCCTTAG
- a CDS encoding HAD family phosphatase, with translation MTAVIFDVGGVLINWDPRYLYRTLFDGDDAAMERFLAEVCTPDWNRRLDAGLPFADGVAELIARFPEHAGLIAAYDLRWEEMVPGALSGTIAVVEALYAAGVRLYALTNFSAEKFPLVRRRFDVFALFDGFVVSGEVGLVKPDPGIYRHLLRRFDLEPASCLFIDDVAANVEGARAVGLRAEPFRGAEALRADLERYAIL, from the coding sequence ATGACAGCGGTGATTTTCGACGTCGGCGGGGTGCTGATCAACTGGGACCCGCGCTACCTCTACCGGACGCTGTTCGACGGCGACGACGCGGCGATGGAGCGGTTTCTCGCCGAGGTGTGCACGCCGGACTGGAACCGCCGGCTGGATGCCGGCCTGCCGTTCGCCGACGGCGTGGCCGAGCTGATCGCCCGCTTCCCCGAGCACGCCGGGCTGATCGCCGCCTATGACCTGCGCTGGGAGGAGATGGTGCCCGGCGCGCTGTCCGGGACGATCGCGGTGGTCGAGGCGTTGTACGCCGCCGGGGTGCGGCTTTACGCGCTGACCAACTTCTCGGCCGAGAAGTTCCCCCTCGTCCGCCGCCGTTTTGACGTCTTCGCGCTGTTCGACGGCTTCGTCGTCTCGGGCGAGGTCGGCCTGGTCAAGCCTGACCCCGGGATCTACCGCCACCTGCTCCGCCGCTTCGACCTCGAGCCCGCGTCCTGCCTGTTCATCGACGACGTCGCCGCCAACGTCGAGGGGGCGCGGGCGGTCGGGCTGCGCGCCGAGCCGTTCCGCGGCGCCGAGGCGCTGCGCGCCGATCTCGAACGCTACGCGATCCTCTGA